A window of Phragmites australis chromosome 2, lpPhrAust1.1, whole genome shotgun sequence genomic DNA:
TTGTACGACAAAAAACAGTGCACTGTCACTCAATTAACATATGATCGCAAGTGATATTTACATGAAACAAGGGAACAAATCAGAattagattaatttataaaactgCCGCAAACCAAAGTGTGGACTTCAATTAATCTTATGTTCTAAACGAAGAATATAAGTGTCAATTGATAGAGGAATCATTTGCGAATGCTACGGTGCGCTGCACTCATGCTCTCTATTATACCTTGTCGGCGTCCATGTCCTCAGTGAACTTGTTCGGCTTCACGACCCTCTTCCCTGCAAGATCCAGAGGCAAACCAATGAATCAAACAGACCCTAAAAGAGCAAGAAACCAGAATCCAATGTAGGAGGAGGCAGGGCAGGAGAGAAGGACCGCGCCGCTCGATTCGGGGCAGGCATACCTTTGCGGACGTGGGGGGCTTTGCCGTGGCGGCTGGGAGGGatggacttgttcttcttctgcCCCTTGAACAGGCTCTGCTTCTGCGtcatctccctcctctccgAACAGCCGCCGCGGCTTGTGCTGTCGCGTCGCGCCGCCTctttggggctgctgctgctgctatggCGGTCGGAGATGCGCCGACGATGCCTAGGGTTTTTCTTGGCGTGGGACTCGGATGAGTAAAGAAGGTTCCTGCCTTCTCTAGTTTGATGGCCCAACATTGAGAGGCCCAATTTGTATTCAACATGGAGAGGCCTAATAGTTGTAAAAGGAAGGAATACTCATTCAGTCAGGCCCAACAGTCtgtgtttcttcttcttcttctcattcaGTCAGCCTCTACAGCTCTACTTACAGCACGTAGAACGAGGTGTTTAGAGAAagtgtttataaaaaaatcggattttttttctcaactacACTGACAAAATACTTAAATAAATACCACTATTTATATTATTACTAACAAGATAGTTAATCATCACATGTATTCTTTGTTCatattgaaaattataatttttatataaatatttaacacTCTTTTCTTAAACACCTGACCATAAGTGCCCTTAACCCATCTAAACTACAAGTACGTACTCTCAAATATGAGATTGAGCTGGTAAAGTAGGAGCGCTGCCGCAGACACAATCAGGCGCTGATTCCTCTATTTTACGGTAATGAACAGAAGCGCCAGCTTGTTCATAGATATTTCAAGTTCACAAGACTCGCAGAACAAAGGCACATAACAAAACGGCATGAAGCGACCAAAGGGAGAAAGGAGGCGGGCACCGGGTTCGAACCCGGGTGGCCTCAGGCTCGACGGCCTGCTCTACCAAACGCATGGGAGAAATGCGAAGCAAGATTCACGTTCACTTCAAGCATGGGTCACCGGAATAACAAACACACTGTAGCGGGTCTTGTTAGTCTGTAACAATTGCATGATGGATGGGGGTACAAGTGCAAGCCATGAGAGAATGCACGGCTCATTTTTAGCAGACCTCATTTCAGTTAACCGATAAAATTTTACCAAGCGCATATTTTCTTCTTGGAGAATTATCAAGCGCACATTTCGATTTCAGCTCCGCCTGCTTGAAAATTACACCGACTGTCAAAAACATTGGGTTAATACTCATCATTCTTGGGATACTTAGctagcaacaagaagatgatgatgacgatgatggcATCACGAGGTCTCAGTCGTATCCATTTTCGAAGCTTCTTCAGCACCCTTAAAGGCAAGACGCAGCTTCCTCAGTGACGACACTTTCTTCCCGTTGTTCTCTGCCATACCCGTAGCATGAACAGTCGCATATGGGACTCCTTTAAGGAGCTCAAACATGGGAATGCTCAGGTTTGACCGGGTCATCTGCTCGAGAACCTCCGGTGACTGCATGTACAGGTTGTTGCCTTCGTGCGTCACACTAGCTTTTGACATCCGCAATTTGGGGTGCTCTTCAAGCATTTTGATGAACTGTTAACCAGGGTAATAGGTTTAGATATCTATGAGCAGCAGACATAAATTGGTAATCTAGAAATGTTTGCATAAATGTATGGGAACCCAGCGTTTACAAGAACCCTTGAGCCAGAACAAACATGGCGCATCGTTTGAACTTAGCAAACAATGCAGCCAGTTCTGATGTTTTTTTAAGACTTAGCTATGCAATTGTTAATACTTAAAACAGTCCATATCTATACCCTTTCTCAACTACATCCATACATGAACGGGACTATACGAATCAATCTACCTCAGACTAGCATACACAAAATGACATAGCAGAGCATATGTAGGAATTAGAATAAGGTAATCCGGGCAAATGAAAATTGTTCATGGAATCAGAATTTAACTCCACTGACATGGGTTTGCAAGGTTTTGAGCTTGTTACTAACCTCTGAAAGAGTAGATGATGTATCCAGCTCGATAAGGGTACCAGGCCCACATACAAGGCAATCTTTGTCTCTGACAAACTCGGTTACTTTAATATGAGTTCCTTCAACACCATTGTACCTGTAAATAAACATAAATAATCGCTGGTCATAAACTGAACATGTGTTGTGTTTTTGTAACCCCATCAAGAAATACATTTGAGTCAAGTATAACTGTTGAAAATGTTAACAGCAGTAGCATCTAGTAGGATAACAATTAAAATGCTGAGGAATATAGTGACAAATGTCACCAACCAATTTCCATCAAATCTTGTCAAGTAATCAAGCATGCGGAGTGGCAACACAAAAGGCAATTATCAAACCAATTTGTATCCGACCTCTACGCTGAAGCTGAATCACTATACTCCTTTCCCCCTCAACCTAGGGAAACACTCTCTTGTGTTTTTCAAACATGTGAACACGCCAGACTCACGTACACGCACTAACTTTGGGAAGAAATAACGCTCAACATATTTTGTGACACCGGTCAAAATGTCCACACAACATCTTAAATACAAAAGCTCACAGGTCACAACCCCAGTAATAACTCTAAAGATACAGCACCCACACGTGCAAGCTAACTCGTAATGAGGCTCATGCCACTACTCAACGTTAGGTCCACTAACAAGCTAATTCTTTTGTGGGGCTGCCGAGCCGAGTTGGTTCCTGAGGGCAGCCCCCAGGAGGGCGATCTGGGTTCGATCCCCAGCGCTCCCAGCCGGAGGCATCCCTTAGCTCCTTTGTGGCTGGAGGTTGTGAGCCTcctttgtgaagaaaaaaaaaggtccaCTAACAAGCCTAACTCACAGCTACAAGCATATACGAGATCATCTCAACCAACCAAATGCACGCAGTTATATGCAACCTACTTGATCATGCATGTTGTATCTGACATGAAACTAATTCCTactttgaattctaaccatGGAAGCAACAAACTGACTATACAACATGACAAGATTAATCCCAACATTCTCTATGTTAATCTTGACATCATGCTTCATATGTCATCAAAGAACCGTCTGCTCATCATAACTATGAGCTTTGGAAGTTCCTCAGGACATTTGTATGCATAATGCTTCCATCTCTTC
This region includes:
- the LOC133899365 gene encoding uncharacterized protein LOC133899365, with amino-acid sequence MLGHQTREGRNLLYSSESHAKKNPRHRRRISDRHSSSSSPKEAARRDSTSRGGCSERREMTQKQSLFKGQKKNKSIPPSRHGKAPHVRKGKRVVKPNKFTEDMDADKELTKFINHCNEIKAANLASKEGGDLNILKPDGDQSKSKK